In Pseudohongiella acticola, the sequence TATCGGATCTGCCGTTTTGTGGTGGTGTTTTGGCCTGCTTTGGTTACGATGCCGCCGGCAATACACCATGCCGCGATGAACGCAGTGACGTTGATGACTGTCATGAGCTGGGCGAGGTGCTATCGCAAGCGCCGACTGCCAGTTGTGGCCTGTATCAATGGGCTGTGGTGGTCGATCATGAATGCGGCACAACATCGTTGTTTGTGTTGCCAGCATGCCCGGACGTTATTCGTCGGCAGGTCATGCAAACACTCTGTGAACTCAATGGCCCGGATGGACCGGGACTTCACGATAAAAACCCGCATGACACTGACAAGCACACCGATCAGGACTTTATTCTGCATGGCGCGTTTCAGCCTCAGCTAACGGCTGATCAGTATTCCGCTGCCTTTGACCGGCTCAAAGCCTATATAGTTGCCGGCGATTGTTACCAGGCCAATCTGGCGATTCCATTTGTTGGTCGTTTCTGCGGCGAGCCGTTGCAGGCCTACCTGCGCCTGCGGCAAGGCAGTCGTAGCCCGTTTTCTGCGTTTTTCGATACCGGTGATGCACAGGTCCTCAGTTTGTCTCCGGAACGTTTTGTATCAGTCAATGAGCGTGAGGTAGTGACCCAGCCCATCAAAGGCACACGCAAACGCTCCCTGGATCCGAAAATCGACAAGCAACGCAGTGACGAACTGCAGAACAGTGAAAAAGACCGCGCCGAGAATTTAATGATTGTTGATTTACTGCGAAACGATCTGGGCAGCCTTTGCGAAACGGGTTCGGTGCAGACCCGAGAACTGTTCAAGCTGCACAGTTTCAGCCAGGTTCATCACCTGATCAGCACCATTACGGGCATCTTGCCCAAAGGTGTCAGCGCTTTTGCGCTGCTTAAACGCTGTTTTCCCGGTGGTTCCATTACCGGGGCGCCCAAAATACGAGCCATGCAGATTATTGCAGAGCTGGAACCGCTGCCCAGGTCTGTGTATTGCGGCAGCGTGATGTATTGCGATTATCGGGGCCGAATGGACAGCAGTATCAGCATAAGGACCCTGCTCTGTTATCAGGGTCATATTTTTTGCTGGGGGGGCGGTGGCATCGTGTCGGACTCGGAGATGGCACGCGAATATCAGGAGGCTTACGACAAAGTGTCCGCTCTCATGGCGCTGGTATCCGCGCAACCTGACTCTTAAATCCAGCTCTTAAACCCAGCTCTTAAACCCAGCTCTTAAACCCAGCTCTTAAACCCAGCTCTTAAACCCAGCTCTTAAACCCAGCTCTGAACCCTGTCTCGCAGCCCTGGTTCTTGAGTCAGAGGGTCAATGGCCTGACGCTGGCTTTTAAAAACTCCTGCTTGAGATCGTCGTATTCATGCACAGCCGGAAATTGCGGGAATTCGCGAATGACATTATCCGGTGCGCGAAACAGAATGCCGGCCTCAGCCTCGGACAGCATGGTGGTGTCGTTATAGGAATCTCCAGCCGCGATAACCCGGTATTTCAGTCCATGAAAGGCTTTCACGGACTCACGTTTTGGGTCTTTCTGGCGCAGGTGGTAATTGACGATCATACCGCTATCGTCGGTTTCCAGGCGGTGGCAAAACAGGGTCGGGAAACCCAGTTGCCGCATCAGGGGCTGGGCGAATTCGTAGTAGGTATCAGACAGAATCACGACCTGAAAACGTTCGCGCAACCAGTCGACGAACTCGCTGGCGCCAGGCATGGGCGCCATACCCGAGATAACTTCCTGGATATCGGGAAGCCCGAGTTTATGTTCGCGCAGAATCCGTAGCCGTTGCTGCATCAGAACATCGTAGTCGGGGATATCGCGTGTTGTCGCCCGCAGTTCATCAATTCCTGTGCGTTCCGCAAAATCAATCCAGATTTCCGGAATCAGCACACCCTCAAGATCAAGACAGGCGATCTCCACGCAAAATACCTCTTATAAGTGTTTGTCAGTTCACATCAGTTTTCAGCAAGCCGCTGAGCAGACAAGGTTCCAGCTGAAACTGTTGCCTTGGCACCGCCGTGATTTTATAGCGACCCCGTCTGACATGCCAGCGCTCAGGGCGCTGTTAATTGACAAATACGTGCAAGCAGTCGCGTTGCGACCTACAATACCAAGCCATTGACACTCGAATACCGTAAGTTGATTCACGAAAATCTGAAGGTAAAGCATGATAAGCGCGCATAACATCGCTGAAATAAATGAAAAATTTAACACCATGGAGCCCAGAGACATCCTTCAACAGGTGCTGGCAGACGTTCCCAATATTGTGGTGT encodes:
- the pabB gene encoding aminodeoxychorismate synthase component I → MAELILQTLPYQRDSHDLIHCIGALPGAVCLDSGLGQQPESRYDILTALPSKQLRLHKIDDANVIEHRQGAKACWQPLSDQSCIFTAADSLLQHDRPSDSVIAELSDLPFCGGVLACFGYDAAGNTPCRDERSDVDDCHELGEVLSQAPTASCGLYQWAVVVDHECGTTSLFVLPACPDVIRRQVMQTLCELNGPDGPGLHDKNPHDTDKHTDQDFILHGAFQPQLTADQYSAAFDRLKAYIVAGDCYQANLAIPFVGRFCGEPLQAYLRLRQGSRSPFSAFFDTGDAQVLSLSPERFVSVNEREVVTQPIKGTRKRSLDPKIDKQRSDELQNSEKDRAENLMIVDLLRNDLGSLCETGSVQTRELFKLHSFSQVHHLISTITGILPKGVSAFALLKRCFPGGSITGAPKIRAMQIIAELEPLPRSVYCGSVMYCDYRGRMDSSISIRTLLCYQGHIFCWGGGGIVSDSEMAREYQEAYDKVSALMALVSAQPDS
- the thrH gene encoding bifunctional phosphoserine phosphatase/homoserine phosphotransferase ThrH, encoding MEIACLDLEGVLIPEIWIDFAERTGIDELRATTRDIPDYDVLMQQRLRILREHKLGLPDIQEVISGMAPMPGASEFVDWLRERFQVVILSDTYYEFAQPLMRQLGFPTLFCHRLETDDSGMIVNYHLRQKDPKRESVKAFHGLKYRVIAAGDSYNDTTMLSEAEAGILFRAPDNVIREFPQFPAVHEYDDLKQEFLKASVRPLTL